The genomic DNA ACCTTCGGGAATGCATAATTGAGTACCTTTGAATAGGAACCCATTACACAAATTGAAGTCTCTTCGCTGGCCCGATGACACCTCCTCAATAATAGGACCAAAAAACGGGTCACTAGTCAAATAAtctattaataattcaaaaccTAGTACCTCTGTTTTCATGGTGACTAATAGTGATGATTTTCGGCTGAGGGCATCTACCACTTTGTTCAATGCTCCAGACTTGTGCTTGATTGTGAAGTTGAATTGTTGGACAAAATCGGCCCATTTAGCATGCCGAGATGATAGTTTATCTTGACTGCTGAGGTGTTTAAGTGCTTCATGGTCTGAGTATAAAATGAAGTCGTTGTAGGCGAGGTATTAGCTCCAATGTTTCAGTGCTTGTACTAATGCGTAGAACTCAATATCATAAGTGCTATAATTGAGTTCGGCACACTTTAATTTCTCACTGAAATAGGCCACTGGTTTGCCCTTTTGACTGAGTACCGCTCCAATGCCTACTTTTGATGCATCACAATGAAACTCAAAAGGTAAGTCGAAATCTGGAAGGACTAGTAATGGAGCGGTGGTCAATTTGACCTTGATCAACTCGAAGGCGGTAGTGGCTGCGTCACTCCATAAGAATTTACCTGCCTTCATACACTCCGTAATCGGTGCTAATATGGTGCTAAAGTTGTAAATAAAGAGCcgataaaaaaatactaaccCATGGAAACTGCGGACCTCATGTAGCGTAGTGGGGAGAGGCAAATCCCGAACTGCTACTATCTTTGACTCATCCACCGCTAACCCGTCTTTGGACACCACATATCCAAGAAAAAGAACGGATTTTGTCATGAAATTGCATTTTGCCCGGGCTGCGTAAAATTTCTCCTTGTGCAAGACACTTAGTACTTTTCGTACATGTTGAATGTGCTCCTCAAGGGTAGAGCTATATATGAGGATATCCTTGAAGTAGACGACTACAAACTTTCCAATGAATGGGCGGAATGCCTGATTCATAACCCTTATGAAGGTACTAGGGGTATTAGATAAGCCAAACGGCATCACTAACCACTCGTAGAGTCCTTCACGTGTTTTGAACGCGGTCTTCCATTCGTCACCAACCCGTACCCAAATTTGATGGTACCCACTCTTCAAGtctaattttgtaaatattgtTGCCCCACTTAATTGATCGAGTAAGTCATCTAATCTAGGAATAGGAAATATGTACCTTACTGTGATCTTATTGATGGCGCGACTatcaacacacattctccatGATCCATCTTTCTTAGGTGTAAGCAAAGCTGGAACTGCACATGGGCTCAAGCTCTCCCAGATATGTCCCTTGGTTAGTAACCCTTCCACTTGTCGGTGTAGCTCTTCATGCTCCTTGGGACTCATGTGGTAGTGTGGTCGGTTGGGGAGATTAGAACCGGGCACCAAGTCGATTTGGTGTTGAATGTCGTGAAGAGGTGGCAGTTCTTTGGGTAATTCTTCCGGGAATACATCGGAAAACTTTTCTACCAATCCCTTGATTGCTTCCAGGATCCTTTCCTCCTTGGGAGTGCACTCTTTCCCAACTAGGACATATACTTGATTGGAATCACTCATCTCTTTGATGAATTCCCTCTTAGCCAAGAGACTTTGGCCTGCCCCTTTAGAAGGTTTAGGTTTGTCTCCCAGATTAGGCAAAAGAGTGAGTTTCTCATTATCCACCAAAAAACTATAGGTGTTCTTCCTTCCATCATGATGAGCATTCCTATCATATTGCCATGGCCTTCCTAGCAATAAGTGGCATGCGTCCATGGCCACCACGTCACACCAAGTTTTGTCTTTATATCTTGCTCCAATTGAAAAAGACACAAGGCAATGTTGGGATACTATTACCTCGTTTCCCTTCTTGAGCCATTCTAAGCGGTATGGTGTAGGGTGCTTTTCTGTTTCAAGGGCTAATTTTCAGACCGCTTCTTCCGCCACCACGTTTTCACAACTGCCTCCGCCGATGATAAGTTTGCATAGTTTTCCCCCAATAGTGCATGTGGAGTGAAAAAGATTGTGGCGCTGCCCATCGTCACCTTCCTCCTTACGGGGTGTCAAGCATATTCTTTGTATCATCAAAAGAGGATCGTCATCTCCTGATACAAATTCTCCGTCATCGTCCCCGTGGTCGTCAATGGTGGTGTCATACTCCTTTTCCTCACCTTGTTCATAGAAGGTGTCTCCCGATTCAATACGTAAACCCTTACCatatttgttctctttttgGCAATCTGCCATCTGGTGGCCCGTTTCTCCACATCGAAAGCATTTAGGGCCGCTCGTAGTTGCCCCTCGGTTGGATGGGCCCGTTGTGGTTGGGGTCCGGTTTTGAGTTGGGTTTCGCGTGGGGCTTCGAGCCGTGAATGGCCCGCTTGATTGGTTTGTGCTTCCCCCGATTCCACGACCAAAAACTCCATAGGACCCTTGTGAGGCCGGCTTCTCTACCAAGAGTGCTCTTTGATGGGCCTCCGACACGTTCTTGGGGTCAAAGAGGTTTAATGAATCCTGAATTTGGTGACGTAAACCCCCAATGTATCGTGACACTAGTTGATCGTTGGTTTCGGCTAGATCAACATGTGTGAGATACTTGTAAAATTTTTCCGTGTATTCATCCACGGACTTCGACCCTTGGCTCAAATTTTGCAACTTTTGATACATTGTTCGAGTATTATATTAGGGTAAAAAGGCTTACCGCATATGCTTCAACAATTTCTCCCACTTGTTGATCTTCGTCTTGCCTTGCTGCCCTCGGGATTGCTTCAATTGCTGCCACCATGCCGCTACTCTTCCCCGGAATTTGGTTGCGACTAAAGAAACTCGTCTATCATCGGGCACCCCTTTAAAATCAAGAATTTCTTCAACTGCCGCTACCCAATCTAGGAATTCTTCGGGTTGGAGACCCCCTTGAATTTCTGGAATATCGAGTTTGAAATCGCTCTCCCATCGATTGGCTTGGGGTTGATGCCCTTGTACTCCTCGCCTTGCAAAAGGGTTCCTGGCTTCATTCTTTGTACGTTGTTCGTCTTCCTCCTCCGAGCTGGGCGGTGAGGGTTGTCGACGGCGCTCGTGGCGCCCTTTCGGATTGGCTGCTCAAGCGTTGGAGGCCGCAAGTTAGGCCCTCAAATCAACGATCGTTTCCTCCATCAGTTGCCACTGCTCCTCCGTGCGTGTGTCACCGACTGTTTCTTCACTTTCATACACGTCCTCCAGATTTGTAAAGTGGTTAccccttcttcttgtgtttggtggtgccatggaaagaaaactagagctctgataccaactgatgcagcgtaggattgtgatgaacaagaaaatagcaagttgaaggggtaaatatttctaagattgtgagactatcacaagaatcaaagaaatcttcttaaacaatagagactatctatgctttaaggaaaaaaaatgaagaaactcaaactTTGAGTAATCTTAttgataaacaaacaaacaacgagaactgaattgctaaaggctatatgcatctatttatagcccaagactcctaattctaaaataacaatgaaataaaattggtttagaagtctataaaagaagactaaaccaaataaaagactattAAAGAACCTAATCTGATCTAAcaaactaaaagataagataaaataacaactaacaaagaaacctagtttaaaacaaaagattaaaactaagATAAGTGTCTCTGATGTCCATTTGTAGAACAGATAGgaccgagtgcgctcgatcgcaagtcaggtgcgctcgatcgcactacccGAGAAGGATGCGCTCGCTCGCAACCACAGGGGGTGATcggtcgcagttccagggactaTCATTTTAATCCCAGAActtgggcgctcgatcgcagccaatgtgcgatcgatcgcaattccAGAGGACCCTGCTGCTGCGCGAGTCTAGCACCTCGTTATCATCTTTTGGGGTGCTTTCACGCCGTCGTCTGTTCGGGTCTTCCTTAAATACCCCCAAACCATCTAGTCTACATCATTATTGTTACTCATAGTAttggtttttcttattttaaatttagtttattagaATAAATAGTACTTTTTCAAGCTTTTATTAGTTGTTATAAATAGTTTTGGTCACAAGTAAGTTGTTACAACTTTTGGAAGGCAACTTGGTTTGGTAGCAAGCGAGGTATGTTACTTAGCTAATGgaatttgaaaaatatcattttactAGTTTAATTAAATGCGATTCTTGAACCATGTTCATgaaagtaaaattatttttatattgctggacattttcttttacttgttcGTTGAGAAAATTACATGCACTTGCTAAATGCATTAGTTTATATTTCTTATGGTTATGGGGAATTATTGACTGGTTGATTTATGGTATAAAATAACATTGCAACTTGATGTAAATATAATTTAGCATTGATCTTAATGAATTTTACATGGAAAATTAAACATGTGAGCATTTTATGAATTTATCCTCGGGGTTTTGGTAACCAATTGCTTTGTAACATAATTGATCTCTTTGTGGCATATTGACGTCTTCGTGGCATAATGGTTATAATGGTGTTTACTCTGTCATGTGACCTTGGATAAATGCATAGTCAAAATATTCTTTTGTGGGGAATTTGATTGGCTCATAGGGGTTATGAATTTGATATGTTATTTAGCTTAAACTTGCATTTCCCCTAACCTTATTATCTATGCTTCTTATACAGCATTAGCCCCCattcttaatttgtttgtttgtttttatttatttatttatttttaaaaaatttcaggaGGTTCCTCGAGTTGAGATACTTAGTTAACTGATTGTTGGAGTCTGGTTAGATGTAGAGGTTTCAAAAAGTATGTCGTTGTATTAGTTAGAGTTGGAGTTTGTAGTTTATATGTACATTGGACCCAAACTATGCTGCTGGTTAGAGAAGAATTTAGTTTTTTGAGTTATTGTGTTTGGCAGTTATGGAGTGCTTTaactagaaaatttattttgttattaagttggacagagttttcctccaaactgggttggaggaaatccctccaacctattctataaaaatgacgtgTACTctacatgtgagaagcacatgctttttttaattagcatgtgagaagcacattcttattaaataaaatttctttcaactttgtccttacaattaaaaaaagcatgtgcttctcacatgtaaagaacatatgtcatttttatagaataggttCCTCCAACCTAGCTTGgtggaaaactttgtccaattaAGTTTGTTGCATTATTTATAGATCTCTAAATGACgtttttttgagtaatttggTAGTGCAAATACTTGGTTCTTCGATGAAGTAGAATtgtaagaaaatgttttagTTAGGCTGAATATCAGTTCTTAGTATAAATAGTCTTTGTTATTCGATACTCTTTACCTTTGAACATTTCCATTTGTCTTTCCCAATTAGCTTagttttcagattttttttcttctcattttagcttggtgtttctcttgtataattcCTACATGTCTGAGTTACGCTTTcactttttaatgatattttgatttcttataaaaaaacaaaaacaggtCTTAGTAAGTGTCATGTCCTGCTATGCCCTTGGGATGTGTCAGTTAGCCTAAATTCTTTTCTAACCGTGACAATATCATTCACTAGGTGAAGATCAGAGAGGAAAGCATGACAGAAACCATTGTGACCCTTGTCATCAATGAGTTGGTTCAGTTGATCGCTCATGAATCAAAATTGCTAAGGGGTGTCCACCGAGATGTTGTGGACATTAGAGATGAACTTGAGAGCATCCAGTGTTTCCTCAAAGATGAAGATAAAGGAGACCTCCAAGATAGCGTAAAAATATGGGTGAAACAAGTGAGAGAAGTAGCCTATCATATAGAAGATGTAATAGATGAATATGTTCTTCACATGGCACAACATCGTCATCAGCAAAGTCTTATTGGTTTCCTCTATAAAATTGGCCACATattcaaaaaactaaaaccaTGTCATGACATAGCTACCAAGATtcacaatattaaaatatcagtccatgaaatcaaagaaagaagtgAAAGATATGGTTTTCGTTTCGTAGAGCATGGATCAAGTAGCCGTGAATCCAATGTTACATGGCATGACCCTAGAGTGGGGTCACTTTTCATTGAGGAAGATGAAGTTGTGGGGATTGAGTCTACGAGGGATGAACTCATAAGCTGGTTGGTGGGGGAAGCATCTAAACGCTTTGTGATGTCAGTGGTAGGCATGGGCGGAATTGGCAAAACAACTCTTGCTAAGAAAGTATACGAGAATGAATCAGTGAAAGGACATTTTGACTATCGTGTTTGGATCACTGTGTCTCAATCATACAATGTGCAGAAGATACTCATGTCCATGATAGAGAAAACCTACCACAAAAATACAATAGCTCCAAGGCAAATAGACATAATAGACGAGATCACACTAATTAGCCAGCTGAGGAAATGTTTACAACAAAAGAGGTATGTTGTGGTTTTTGATGATGTCTGGAAGACAGAGTTTTGGGAAATTGTGAAACATGCCTTACCATGCAATGACAGAGGAAGCAGGATTATTATCACGACACGCAGTGATCTCATTGGTCTATCTTGTAAAGAATCTTTATCCGATCAGGTCCACAAGCTACAACCTCTGTCTCAGGACATGGCTTGGGAATTGTTTTGTAGAAAGGCGTTCCATTCCGAGTTTCAAAGGTGTTGTCCCAAAGAGTTGGTGAAACTATCGATGGACATTGTCAAAAAATGTGAAGGCCTGGCACTTCCAATTGTTGCCATAGGTGGTCTTCTCTCAACAAAGGAAAAGGTGCCATTTGAATGGAAAAGGTTGCATGATAGCCTCAGTTCTGAGCTAGAATGTAATCCCCACCTTACAAGTATTacaaaaattctctctcttagtTATCATGATCTTCCGTGCTACCTAAAGCCTTGCTACTTGTACTTCGGCATTTTTCCAAAGAACTACTCAATAACGGGTGAAAGATTACTTTGGCTATGGGTAGCTGAGggctttataaaagaaaaaaagggaacaCCATTGGAAGAGGTAGCAAAAGAATACTTAATGGAGCTCATCCAAAGAAACTTGGTTCAAGTTTCATTTGGGGAACTTGATCATGAGATATTCAAAAAATACAGAATTCATGATCTGCTGCATGAAACCATATTATCGAAGGCTAGAGAGTTGAATTTCTCTCAAGTTCTGGAAGCACTCGACACCACTTTCCATGGAAAAAGTCGTTGCCTATCAATCCACAATGCCAGAGAAGATGTTTTTGAGACAAGTGAGTACTCTCGGGTTCGTTctgtttttctcttcaacattAATGAAATGCCGAGGTCTTTCATTGCTAAATTGTTTAAAAAGTTCAAGCTTTTGAAAGTGTTAGATTTTGAAGATGCTCCTATTGATTATCTTCCTCAAGAAGTGGGCAACTTATTCCATTTGAAGTTCTTAAGTTTGTGTAGAACAAAAGTGAAGATACTTCCAAAGTCAGTGGGTAGGCTACAAAACCTACAGACACTAAATGTCGCCGAAACCGCAGTGCATGAGCTACCAATTGAGATATTCAGGCTTGATAAGCTAAGACATATTTTGGCTCATTCTCATGACTTTGAAATTAAAAGTACCTTTCATTCAGCACGAGGAGTAAAAGTACATGAAAGGGTTGGATGTTTAAAGGACTTGCAGACACTAACAATGATTGATGCAAATCATCATGGGgttgttttatttgaagagctcaataAGTTGAGTCAGTTGAAGATGTTATCTATTTCAAATATGACTGCAGAACGTAGGAGGGCTCTTTGTACCTCCATTCAATGTATGGTACACCTTAGATTTTTGGCTGTTGGCTCAATTAAGGAAGATGAGATTATAGACTTACAATCAATTTCATCTCCACCTCCATTTCTAGAGCATATCTCTCTATGGGGTCGATTGGAGAAGTTGCCCAACTGGATTTCAGAGCTTCAGAATCTGGTTACACTAATCATACGTTTCTCATCGTTAGAGGTAGATCCACTACCATGTGTCCAGGCTTTGCCTAAGCTAACTACTCTTTGCCTTAATCATTTGTATAATGGAGAGCAGTTGCATTTTGAGGAAGGCGGTTTTCGAAAACTGAAGAGGCTCACACTCAGAGAGTTGAAAACATTAAAGATGGTGGAAATAGACAGAGGATCATTGCCCAGTCTTGAGCAACTAGATATTGGGCCATGCCCGCGAATGAAAGAGGTACCCGCTGGAATCCATGACCTAAAAAGTCTAAAGATTCTTGACTTCTATGAAATGCATAAGGAATTTGTGCTACGTATGCAGCCAGATGGAGGCGACGATTATTGGAAAGTTAAGAAGGTAACTACTATCCGTCTCATGTATAGGATTAAAGGAGAACGATATCAAATATACCAACTCGGTGACTCAAACTTATTGGAGCGTCTGCAAAGGTAAGTCTTGGAGAATCAAACTGTGATGTAGTTGAGTAATAAACAAGGTATGCGCCTCTAGGCCATAGGATTTccatgtcttttttttaaagttatgtTATATGTAATGATAAAATTCTTTACATTATGTGGCTGTATAAGACATACTTGCATTGGCTGGTGAGGTCCAACCTAGGCTACAGTTTGAAATGTTACCACAACCTTTTACACTTCAAATTGtgttccttgttttttttacttatatttctttgtacttttatttatttgatattttccatCTC from Corylus avellana chromosome ca6, CavTom2PMs-1.0 includes the following:
- the LOC132185263 gene encoding disease resistance protein RPM1-like, whose amino-acid sequence is MTETIVTLVINELVQLIAHESKLLRGVHRDVVDIRDELESIQCFLKDEDKGDLQDSVKIWVKQVREVAYHIEDVIDEYVLHMAQHRHQQSLIGFLYKIGHIFKKLKPCHDIATKIHNIKISVHEIKERSERYGFRFVEHGSSSRESNVTWHDPRVGSLFIEEDEVVGIESTRDELISWLVGEASKRFVMSVVGMGGIGKTTLAKKVYENESVKGHFDYRVWITVSQSYNVQKILMSMIEKTYHKNTIAPRQIDIIDEITLISQLRKCLQQKRYVVVFDDVWKTEFWEIVKHALPCNDRGSRIIITTRSDLIGLSCKESLSDQVHKLQPLSQDMAWELFCRKAFHSEFQRCCPKELVKLSMDIVKKCEGLALPIVAIGGLLSTKEKVPFEWKRLHDSLSSELECNPHLTSITKILSLSYHDLPCYLKPCYLYFGIFPKNYSITGERLLWLWVAEGFIKEKKGTPLEEVAKEYLMELIQRNLVQVSFGELDHEIFKKYRIHDLLHETILSKARELNFSQVLEALDTTFHGKSRCLSIHNAREDVFETSEYSRVRSVFLFNINEMPRSFIAKLFKKFKLLKVLDFEDAPIDYLPQEVGNLFHLKFLSLCRTKVKILPKSVGRLQNLQTLNVAETAVHELPIEIFRLDKLRHILAHSHDFEIKSTFHSARGVKVHERVGCLKDLQTLTMIDANHHGVVLFEELNKLSQLKMLSISNMTAERRRALCTSIQCMVHLRFLAVGSIKEDEIIDLQSISSPPPFLEHISLWGRLEKLPNWISELQNLVTLIIRFSSLEVDPLPCVQALPKLTTLCLNHLYNGEQLHFEEGGFRKLKRLTLRELKTLKMVEIDRGSLPSLEQLDIGPCPRMKEVPAGIHDLKSLKILDFYEMHKEFVLRMQPDGGDDYWKVKKVTTIRLMYRIKGERYQIYQLGDSNLLERLQRTIRSPQRFSPSLFHILLTDGGEPETFVEALKVEDSIKWELAMKDEMDSLLTNQTWELTELPAGKKALHNKWVFRIKGEHDGSKRYKARLVVKGFQQKEGIDYTDIFSPVVKMTTIRIVLSIVAAEDLHLEQFDVKTTFLHGELEEEIYMQQPQGFTVQGNGSLVCKLRKNLYGLKQAPRQWYKKFDSFMCSTGFTRCNADHCCYVKSLKNSYIILLLYVDDMLIVGVSMEDINKLKN